From Pseudomonas sp. LS1212, the proteins below share one genomic window:
- the rsmG gene encoding 16S rRNA (guanine(527)-N(7))-methyltransferase RsmG: MVTPQHSEELSTGAREMGVELSAQQHDQLLAYLALLIKWNKAYNLTAVRNPDEMVSRHLLDSLSILPHVDDSPRWLDVGSGGGMPGIPLAIMFPEKQITTLDSNGKKARFQTQVKLELKLDNLQVIHSRVEAFRPEQPFTGIVSRAFSSLEDFTNWTRHLGDTQTRWLAMKGLHPADELVALPADFHLDSAHALAVPGCQGQRHLLILRRTA; the protein is encoded by the coding sequence ATGGTTACCCCGCAGCACAGCGAAGAGTTATCCACAGGCGCCCGGGAAATGGGTGTAGAGCTGAGTGCACAACAGCACGATCAGTTGCTGGCCTATCTGGCGCTGTTGATCAAATGGAACAAGGCCTACAACCTCACCGCGGTGCGTAACCCCGACGAGATGGTGTCCCGGCATTTGCTCGACAGCTTGAGCATCCTGCCGCACGTCGATGACAGCCCTCGTTGGCTGGATGTGGGCAGCGGCGGGGGAATGCCGGGCATTCCCCTGGCTATCATGTTTCCTGAAAAGCAGATCACTACGCTGGACAGCAACGGCAAGAAAGCCCGTTTTCAGACCCAAGTGAAGCTGGAGCTCAAACTGGATAACCTGCAAGTTATCCACAGTCGGGTCGAAGCTTTTCGACCAGAGCAGCCATTCACTGGTATTGTTTCCCGGGCGTTCAGCAGCCTGGAAGATTTCACCAACTGGACACGGCACCTGGGCGACACTCAGACCCGCTGGCTGGCGATGAAAGGGCTGCATCCGGCCGACGAACTGGTAGCATTACCGGCGGACTTCCACCTCGATAGCGCACACGCCTTGGCCGTACCGGGTTGCCAAGGCCAGCGCCATCTGCTGATACTGCGCCGCACGGCATGA
- a CDS encoding ParA family protein, whose translation MAKVFAIANQKGGVGKTTTCINLAASLVATKRRVLLIDLDPQGNATMGSGVDKHALENSVYDLLIGECDLAEAMHFSEHGGYQLLPANRDLTAAEVVLLEMQMKESRLRTALAPIRENYDYILIDCPPSLSMLTLNALVASDGVIIPMQCEYFALEGLSDLVDNIKRIAELLNPQLKIEGLLRTMYDPRLSLINDVSAQLKEHFGDQLYDTVIPRNIRLAEAPSFGMPALAYDKQSRGALAYLALAGEMVRRQRRQPRTAPAT comes from the coding sequence ATGGCTAAGGTATTCGCAATAGCGAACCAAAAAGGTGGTGTGGGTAAAACCACCACCTGTATCAACCTCGCAGCATCGCTGGTTGCGACCAAGCGCCGAGTCCTGTTGATCGATCTCGATCCACAGGGCAACGCCACCATGGGCAGCGGTGTGGATAAGCATGCCCTGGAAAACTCGGTCTATGACCTGTTGATTGGTGAATGCGACCTGGCCGAGGCCATGCACTTCTCCGAGCACGGCGGTTACCAACTGCTGCCTGCCAACCGTGACCTCACGGCCGCCGAAGTCGTTCTGCTGGAAATGCAGATGAAAGAGAGCCGGCTGCGCACGGCACTGGCGCCGATCCGGGAAAACTACGATTACATCCTGATCGACTGCCCGCCCTCGTTGTCTATGCTGACGCTTAACGCGCTGGTTGCATCCGACGGCGTGATCATTCCAATGCAATGTGAATACTTTGCCCTGGAAGGTCTGAGCGACCTTGTGGATAACATCAAGCGCATTGCTGAGCTGCTCAATCCGCAGCTGAAGATCGAGGGCTTGCTGCGCACCATGTATGACCCGCGCCTGAGCCTTATCAACGACGTTTCCGCGCAGCTCAAGGAACACTTCGGCGACCAGCTCTACGACACGGTGATTCCGCGCAATATCCGTTTGGCCGAAGCCCCGAGCTTCGGTATGCCAGCGCTGGCCTATGACAAGCAATCGCGTGGCGCTTTGGCCTATCTGGCCCTGGCCGGTGAAATGGTCCGTCGTCAACGTCGTCAACCACGCACTGCTCCGGCAACTTAA
- a CDS encoding ParB/RepB/Spo0J family partition protein, translating into MAVKKRGLGRGLDALLSGPTVGALEEQAAQVDERELQHLPLDLIQRGKYQPRRDMDPQALEELAQSIKNQGVMQPIVVRPIGSGRFEIIAGERRWRACQQAGLEKIPAMVRDVPDEAAIAMALIENIQREDLNPIEEAVALQRLQQEFQLTQQQVADAVGKSRVTIANLLRLISLPEVIKTMLSHGDLEMGHARALLGLPDNQQVEGARHVVARGLTVRQTEALVRQWLNGKPEPVEPVKPDPDITRLEQRLAERLGSAVQIRHGQKGKGQLVIRYNSLDELQGVLAHIR; encoded by the coding sequence ATGGCCGTTAAGAAACGAGGTCTCGGACGTGGGTTGGATGCACTGCTGAGTGGCCCGACCGTCGGTGCGCTCGAAGAGCAGGCTGCCCAGGTCGATGAGAGAGAATTGCAACACCTGCCGCTGGACCTGATCCAGCGCGGCAAATACCAGCCACGCCGGGACATGGATCCGCAAGCGCTCGAAGAACTGGCGCAGTCGATCAAGAACCAGGGCGTCATGCAGCCGATCGTGGTTCGTCCGATCGGTAGCGGCCGTTTCGAGATCATTGCCGGCGAGCGTCGCTGGCGTGCCTGCCAGCAAGCGGGTCTGGAAAAAATTCCGGCAATGGTTCGCGATGTTCCTGACGAAGCAGCCATCGCCATGGCGCTGATCGAGAACATTCAGCGCGAAGACCTCAACCCGATCGAAGAGGCGGTGGCCCTGCAACGCCTGCAGCAGGAATTCCAACTGACCCAGCAGCAAGTTGCCGATGCCGTGGGCAAGTCCCGGGTGACGATTGCGAACCTGTTGCGCTTGATCTCGCTGCCGGAGGTGATCAAGACCATGCTTTCGCACGGTGACCTGGAAATGGGTCATGCCCGTGCATTGCTCGGTTTGCCGGATAATCAACAGGTCGAGGGGGCGCGACATGTTGTCGCACGTGGTCTGACGGTTCGCCAGACCGAAGCACTGGTTCGCCAGTGGCTCAATGGCAAGCCGGAACCTGTCGAACCGGTCAAACCCGATCCGGACATCACCCGGCTCGAGCAGCGTCTGGCAGAGCGGTTGGGCTCGGCGGTGCAGATCCGCCATGGGCAAAAGGGCAAGGGTCAATTGGTCATCCGTTACAACTCGCTGGACGAGTTGCAAGGTGTCCTCGCACACATCCGCTGA
- a CDS encoding F0F1 ATP synthase subunit I yields METRTPNRLPFHRWAVFPVLLTQFIVVLLAALVLWQWRGAVSGYSGLCGGLIAWLPNVYFAYRAFRFTGARAAQAIVRSFYAGEAGKLILTAVLFALTFAGVKPLAPLAVFGVFLLTQLVSWFAPLLMKTRLSRP; encoded by the coding sequence ATGGAAACCCGCACGCCAAACCGCTTGCCTTTCCATCGCTGGGCGGTTTTTCCGGTACTGCTGACTCAATTTATCGTGGTTCTGTTGGCAGCGTTGGTGTTGTGGCAGTGGCGCGGGGCAGTCAGTGGATATTCAGGCCTTTGCGGAGGGCTGATTGCCTGGTTGCCCAATGTGTATTTCGCTTACAGGGCATTCCGGTTTACCGGGGCCCGGGCAGCTCAAGCCATCGTCCGGTCTTTTTATGCCGGCGAGGCGGGCAAATTGATTCTGACGGCAGTGCTGTTTGCACTGACGTTTGCAGGTGTGAAGCCATTGGCGCCGTTAGCAGTGTTCGGCGTCTTCTTGTTGACCCAACTGGTCAGCTGGTTCGCGCCCCTGCTGATGAAAACAAGACTTTCGAGACCTTAG